From a single Kitasatospora azatica KCTC 9699 genomic region:
- a CDS encoding DLW-39 family protein, with protein MKKLLLVALVALGGFFVYRQVQADRAEQDLWTEATDPIPAGR; from the coding sequence GTGAAGAAGCTCCTCCTGGTCGCCCTGGTCGCCCTCGGCGGCTTCTTTGTCTACCGTCAGGTCCAGGCCGACCGTGCCGAGCAGGACCTGTGGACCGAGGCCACCGACCCGATCCCGGCCGGCCGCTGA
- a CDS encoding peptidylprolyl isomerase, with translation MAEDLFATLKTNHGDIVVKLFPNHAPKTVSNFVELAEGKREWTHPETGRTSTDRLYDGTVFHRVIEDFMIQGGDPLGRGTGGPGYRFADEFHPDLAFTKPFLLAMANSGPATNGSQFFITVAPTTWLTHKHTIFGEVADEASRQVVAEIAGVETGANDRPAQDVVIESVEISRR, from the coding sequence GTGGCCGAGGACCTGTTCGCGACCCTCAAGACGAACCACGGCGACATCGTGGTGAAGCTCTTCCCGAACCACGCTCCGAAGACGGTGTCGAACTTCGTCGAGCTGGCCGAGGGCAAGCGCGAGTGGACCCACCCGGAGACCGGCCGCACCAGCACCGACCGGCTCTACGACGGAACCGTCTTCCACCGGGTGATCGAGGACTTCATGATCCAGGGCGGCGACCCGCTGGGCCGCGGCACCGGCGGCCCGGGCTACCGCTTCGCCGACGAGTTCCACCCGGACCTCGCCTTCACCAAGCCGTTCCTGCTGGCCATGGCCAACTCCGGCCCGGCCACCAACGGCTCGCAGTTCTTCATCACGGTGGCCCCGACCACCTGGTTGACCCACAAGCACACCATCTTCGGTGAGGTCGCCGACGAGGCGAGCCGGCAGGTCGTCGCCGAGATCGCCGGGGTCGAGACCGGCGCCAACGACCGCCCGGCGCAGGACGTGGTGATCGAGTCGGTGGAGATCAGCCGCCGCTGA
- a CDS encoding DUF5324 family protein produces MTRLDTARETAGKTLDTLAPYAATAKDTATHYADEARQRIGPALEALGPRLEAAAGQAKVGTAQAAHSARVGYVKHVAPHVEQAFAALPPKTQQNTLRAVHRAQEAALAAKLSADRAAAHARSSTLPRVTGAIEEARAAATPVVLEAQTRGAAALTALHGNVTAGQIEKLAARNAKKSHRGGLTTGLAVAGTVAVGSGVLIWAWWRKRSEPEWLIEPPEVQGPPNAVHPVSGATASAGSASGTSALNGSGPTDADDQADAGSEDHDRPKPHDPRKPH; encoded by the coding sequence GTGACCCGCTTGGACACCGCACGTGAGACGGCCGGTAAGACCCTGGACACGCTGGCGCCGTACGCCGCCACCGCGAAGGACACCGCCACGCACTACGCGGACGAGGCCCGCCAGCGCATCGGACCGGCGCTGGAGGCGCTCGGCCCGCGCCTCGAGGCGGCCGCCGGACAGGCCAAGGTGGGCACCGCGCAGGCCGCCCACTCGGCCAGGGTCGGCTACGTGAAGCACGTGGCGCCACACGTCGAGCAGGCCTTCGCGGCGCTGCCGCCGAAGACCCAGCAGAACACCCTTCGGGCCGTGCACCGGGCCCAGGAGGCGGCGCTGGCCGCCAAGCTCTCCGCCGACCGGGCGGCCGCGCACGCCCGCAGCAGCACGCTGCCCCGAGTGACCGGCGCGATCGAGGAGGCCAGGGCCGCCGCCACGCCGGTGGTCCTGGAGGCACAGACCCGCGGAGCCGCCGCGCTGACGGCGCTGCACGGCAATGTGACCGCCGGCCAGATCGAGAAGCTGGCCGCCAGGAACGCCAAGAAGAGCCACCGCGGCGGCCTGACCACCGGGCTGGCCGTGGCCGGCACCGTGGCCGTCGGCAGCGGGGTGCTGATCTGGGCCTGGTGGCGCAAGCGCAGCGAGCCGGAGTGGCTGATCGAGCCGCCGGAGGTGCAGGGCCCGCCGAACGCCGTGCACCCGGTCAGCGGCGCCACCGCCAGCGCCGGCAGCGCCTCGGGCACCAGCGCCCTCAACGGCTCCGGCCCGACCGACGCCGACGACCAGGCCGACGCCGGCTCCGAGGACCACGACCGCCCCAAGCCGCACGACCCACGCAAGCCGCACTGA
- the gyrA gene encoding DNA gyrase subunit A: protein MVDDNRPDGEQPDAGSTDTFVSRVEPIELETEMQRSYLDYAMSVIVSRALPEVRDGLKPVHRRVLYAMYDGGYRPEKGYYKCARVVGDVMGNYHPHGDTSIYDTVVRLAQPWSLRMPLVDGNGNFGSPGNDPAAAMRYTECKMAPLAMEMMRDIDEETVDFAANYDGRSQEPTVLPARIPNLLINGATGIAVGMATNIPPHNLREVASGALWALEHPDASNEELLEALVERIKGPDFPTGALIVGRRGIEEAYRTGRGSITMRAVVEVEEIQGRQCLVITELPYQVNPDNLALKIADLVKDGRVAGIADVRDESSSRTGQRLVIVLKRDAVAKVVLNNLYKHTDLQTNFGANMLALVDGVPRTLSLDSFIRHWVNHQVEVIVRRTRFRLRKAEERAHILRALLKALDMIDEVIALIRASESADAARSGLMNLLTIDELQANAILEMQLRRLAALERQRIMDEHDELQRKIDEYNAILASPGRQREIISEELTAIVEKYGDERRSTLIPSDGDLSIEDLIAEEDIVVTITRGGYVKRTRSDLYRSQKRGGKGVRGAQLKQDDIVDHFFVTTTHNWILFFTNKGRVYRAKGYELPDAGRDARGQHVANLLAFQPEEHITQVMAIRTYEDKPYLVLATREGLVKKSHLKDYDSPRTGGLIAINLRTDENGRDDELIGAELVSAEDDLLLVSKKAQSIRFTATDEALRPMSRATSGVKGMAFREDDELLSMNVVRPGTFVFTATDGGYAKRTSVDEYRIQGRGGFGTKAAKIVEGRGSLVGALVVEETDEIMAITLSGGVIRTRVSGVRETGRDTMGVQLINLGKRDAVVGMARNAEAEDEEAGADEAVGAEGVADAATTEPDQADQG, encoded by the coding sequence CGGTGCACCGCCGGGTGCTGTACGCGATGTACGACGGCGGCTACCGGCCCGAGAAGGGCTACTACAAGTGCGCCCGCGTGGTCGGCGACGTGATGGGCAACTACCACCCGCACGGCGACACCTCCATCTACGACACCGTGGTGCGCCTGGCCCAGCCCTGGTCGCTGCGGATGCCGCTGGTGGACGGCAACGGCAACTTCGGTTCGCCGGGCAACGACCCGGCCGCGGCGATGCGCTACACCGAGTGCAAGATGGCGCCGCTGGCCATGGAGATGATGCGCGACATCGACGAGGAGACCGTCGATTTCGCCGCCAACTACGACGGCCGCTCGCAGGAGCCGACCGTCCTGCCGGCCCGCATCCCCAACCTGCTGATCAACGGTGCCACCGGCATCGCGGTCGGCATGGCCACCAACATTCCGCCGCACAACCTGCGCGAGGTGGCCTCCGGCGCGCTCTGGGCGCTGGAGCACCCGGACGCCTCCAATGAGGAGCTGCTCGAGGCCCTGGTCGAGCGGATCAAGGGCCCGGACTTCCCGACCGGCGCGCTGATCGTCGGCCGGCGCGGGATCGAGGAGGCCTACCGGACCGGGCGCGGCTCGATCACCATGCGCGCGGTGGTGGAGGTCGAGGAGATCCAGGGCCGCCAGTGCCTGGTGATCACCGAGCTGCCGTACCAGGTGAACCCGGACAACCTGGCGCTGAAGATCGCCGACCTGGTGAAGGACGGCCGGGTCGCCGGCATCGCGGACGTGCGCGACGAGTCCTCCTCGCGCACCGGTCAGCGCCTGGTGATCGTGCTCAAGCGCGACGCGGTCGCCAAGGTGGTGCTGAACAACCTCTACAAGCACACCGACCTGCAGACCAACTTCGGCGCCAACATGCTGGCCCTGGTCGACGGGGTGCCGCGCACCCTCTCGCTGGACTCCTTCATCCGGCACTGGGTCAACCACCAGGTCGAGGTCATCGTGCGGCGCACCCGGTTCCGGCTGCGCAAGGCCGAGGAGCGGGCGCACATCCTGCGCGCGCTGCTCAAGGCGCTGGACATGATCGACGAGGTCATCGCGCTGATCCGGGCCTCCGAGTCGGCCGACGCCGCCCGCAGCGGCCTGATGAACCTGCTCACCATCGACGAGCTGCAGGCCAACGCGATCCTGGAGATGCAGCTGCGTCGCCTGGCCGCCCTGGAGCGGCAGCGGATCATGGACGAGCACGACGAGCTGCAGCGCAAGATCGACGAGTACAACGCGATCCTGGCCTCGCCCGGCCGGCAGCGGGAGATCATCTCCGAGGAGCTGACCGCGATCGTCGAGAAGTACGGCGACGAGCGGCGCTCCACCCTGATCCCCTCGGACGGCGACCTGTCGATCGAGGACCTGATCGCGGAGGAGGACATCGTCGTCACGATCACCCGTGGCGGCTACGTCAAGCGCACCAGGTCCGACCTCTACCGCTCGCAGAAGCGCGGCGGCAAGGGGGTGCGCGGGGCCCAGCTGAAGCAGGACGACATCGTCGACCACTTCTTCGTGACCACCACGCACAACTGGATCCTGTTCTTCACCAACAAGGGCCGGGTCTACCGGGCCAAGGGCTACGAACTGCCGGACGCCGGGCGGGACGCCCGCGGCCAGCACGTGGCCAACCTGCTGGCCTTCCAGCCGGAGGAGCACATCACCCAGGTGATGGCGATCCGCACCTACGAGGACAAGCCGTACCTGGTGCTGGCCACCCGCGAGGGCCTGGTCAAGAAGTCGCACCTGAAGGACTACGACTCGCCGCGCACCGGCGGTCTGATCGCGATCAACCTGCGCACCGACGAGAACGGCCGGGACGACGAGCTGATCGGCGCCGAGCTGGTCTCCGCCGAGGACGACCTGCTGCTGGTCTCCAAGAAGGCCCAGTCGATCCGGTTCACCGCCACCGACGAGGCGCTGCGCCCGATGAGCCGCGCCACCTCCGGCGTCAAGGGCATGGCCTTCCGCGAGGACGACGAGCTGCTGTCGATGAACGTGGTCCGGCCCGGCACCTTCGTCTTCACCGCGACCGACGGCGGCTACGCCAAGCGGACCTCGGTGGACGAGTACCGGATCCAGGGCCGCGGCGGTTTCGGCACGAAGGCGGCGAAGATCGTCGAGGGCCGAGGCTCGCTGGTCGGCGCGCTGGTGGTGGAGGAGACCGACGAGATCATGGCCATCACGCTTTCGGGTGGTGTGATCCGAACCAGGGTTTCGGGAGTTCGTGAAACCGGACGTGACACCATGGGCGTCCAACTGATCAACCTCGGAAAGCGCGACGCGGTGGTGGGCATGGCCCGCAACGCGGAGGCGGAGGACGAGGAGGCCGGTGCCGACGAGGCGGTCGGCGCGGAGGGTGTGGCGGACGCCGCAACCACCGAGCCCGACCAGGCTGACCAGGGCTGA
- a CDS encoding SAM-dependent methyltransferase codes for MAQIASQLVGALEGLVGTRLPFRLQAWDGSVAGAPEAPLLVLRNRRALRRLLWAPGELGLARAYVSGDLELGTAEDIYEVLAEVAHFVERPEVRGLHLGLSDLTGPAGRRVIGALAKAGALGPQPALPPEEARQEGRLHSRTRDRAAISHHYDVGNEFYRLVLGSSMVYSCAYWTPQGKSLEDAQFAKLDLICRKLGLEPGMRLLDVGCGWGSLVLHAAEHYGVQAVGVSISAEQVALARERVEAAGLADRVEIRLQDYREIPDGPYDAISSVGMAEHVGAEQYRVYAEGLYRLLTPGGRLLNHQIARRPSLPGEPYVPSAFISRYVFPDGELAPIGSTVSLLEEAGFEVRDVESLREHYALTLREWVANLEAGWPQAVRLVGRGRARVWRLYMAASALAFEENRIGVNQVLAVRTGDRGASGLPATREQWLTRPAAEPKSPELRVAIAGPGGGEGMDLGDRPSVR; via the coding sequence ATGGCACAGATCGCATCCCAGCTCGTCGGCGCGCTGGAGGGCCTGGTCGGCACCCGGCTGCCATTCCGCCTGCAGGCGTGGGACGGCAGCGTGGCCGGCGCACCCGAGGCGCCGCTGCTGGTGCTGCGCAACCGGCGGGCGCTGCGTCGGCTGCTCTGGGCTCCCGGTGAGCTCGGGCTGGCCCGCGCCTACGTCTCCGGCGACCTCGAGCTCGGCACGGCCGAGGACATCTACGAGGTGCTGGCCGAGGTGGCGCACTTCGTCGAGCGCCCCGAGGTGCGCGGACTGCACCTGGGCCTGAGCGACCTGACCGGTCCCGCCGGCCGCCGGGTGATCGGCGCGCTGGCCAAGGCGGGGGCGCTCGGCCCGCAGCCCGCGCTGCCGCCCGAGGAGGCGCGCCAGGAGGGCCGGCTGCACAGCCGCACCCGGGACCGGGCCGCGATCAGCCACCACTACGACGTGGGCAACGAGTTCTACCGCCTGGTGCTGGGCTCCTCGATGGTCTACTCCTGCGCCTACTGGACGCCGCAGGGCAAGAGCCTGGAGGACGCCCAGTTCGCCAAGCTCGACCTGATCTGCCGCAAGCTCGGTCTGGAGCCCGGGATGCGGCTGCTGGACGTCGGCTGCGGCTGGGGCTCGCTGGTGCTGCACGCGGCCGAGCACTACGGCGTGCAGGCGGTCGGGGTGAGCATCTCCGCCGAGCAGGTGGCGCTGGCCCGCGAGCGGGTCGAGGCGGCCGGCCTGGCCGACCGGGTGGAGATCCGGCTGCAGGACTACCGCGAGATCCCCGACGGCCCCTACGACGCGATCTCCAGCGTCGGGATGGCCGAGCACGTCGGCGCCGAGCAGTACCGGGTCTACGCCGAGGGCCTGTACCGCTTGCTCACCCCCGGCGGCCGGCTGCTCAACCACCAGATCGCCCGCCGCCCCAGCCTGCCCGGCGAGCCCTACGTCCCCAGCGCCTTCATCTCCCGCTACGTCTTCCCCGACGGCGAGCTGGCCCCGATCGGCAGCACCGTCTCGCTGCTCGAGGAGGCCGGCTTCGAGGTGCGCGACGTCGAGTCGCTGCGCGAGCACTACGCCCTGACCCTGCGCGAGTGGGTGGCCAACCTGGAGGCCGGCTGGCCGCAGGCGGTCCGCCTGGTCGGCCGCGGCCGGGCCCGGGTCTGGCGGCTCTACATGGCGGCCTCCGCGCTCGCCTTCGAGGAGAACCGGATCGGCGTCAACCAGGTGCTGGCCGTGCGCACCGGCGACCGCGGCGCCAGCGGCCTGCCCGCCACCCGCGAGCAGTGGCTGACCCGCCCCGCCGCCGAGCCCAAGTCCCCTGAGCTGCGGGTTGCGATCGCAGGGCCGGGAGGGGGCGAGGGAATGGATTTGGGAGATCGGCCATCGGTCCGCTAA
- a CDS encoding DUF3566 domain-containing protein, translating into MSGSTGAAGGAAPGGAPYGGVPQPPAEHPAASTSLMSAVGQGGGYGSPAAPSQPPVPPPPNSPPPASGGYSQPTTYTKGQPTPPRGTRTGGITGPGAGAGAPAGPGAPRRPAPPAPGSPAGAPGRTRKARLRVTKADPWSVMKVSFLLSLAIGIILIVAAAVLWMTLDSLGVFDSIGKMLKDATGSGSGGTSGGINIMDYVGFGKVITFTSLIAVVDVVLLTALATLAAFIYNAAAGFTGGVELTLAEEE; encoded by the coding sequence GTGAGTGGGAGCACGGGTGCTGCGGGAGGTGCCGCGCCGGGCGGTGCGCCGTACGGAGGTGTACCGCAGCCGCCGGCCGAGCACCCGGCTGCGTCCACCTCACTGATGTCCGCGGTCGGCCAGGGCGGCGGGTACGGCTCGCCGGCCGCGCCGTCCCAGCCGCCGGTGCCGCCGCCGCCGAACTCGCCGCCGCCGGCCAGTGGTGGCTACTCGCAGCCGACCACGTACACCAAGGGCCAGCCGACCCCGCCGCGCGGCACCCGCACCGGTGGCATCACCGGTCCGGGCGCCGGTGCCGGGGCGCCGGCCGGTCCGGGCGCGCCGCGCCGTCCCGCGCCGCCGGCCCCGGGCTCCCCGGCCGGTGCGCCGGGCCGCACCCGCAAGGCGCGGCTGCGGGTCACCAAGGCCGACCCGTGGTCGGTGATGAAGGTCAGCTTCCTGCTCTCGCTGGCGATCGGGATCATCCTGATCGTGGCCGCCGCGGTGCTCTGGATGACCCTGGACTCGCTGGGCGTCTTCGACTCGATCGGCAAGATGCTCAAGGACGCCACCGGCTCGGGCAGCGGCGGCACCAGCGGCGGGATCAACATCATGGACTACGTCGGCTTCGGCAAGGTGATCACCTTCACCTCGCTGATCGCCGTGGTGGACGTGGTGCTGCTGACCGCGCTCGCCACGCTCGCCGCGTTCATCTACAACGCGGCGGCCGGCTTCACCGGCGGGGTCGAGCTGACCCTGGCCGAGGAGGAGTGA